A window of Azospirillum lipoferum 4B contains these coding sequences:
- a CDS encoding DoxX family protein yields MTFRDLERPIDRLLDWDGTWFLARLALVGAYLLGGLMKLADWPGAVAEQAHFGLHPPELWAALTILVELVGPLLILLDRALWLGAGALGVFTVLAALIANDFWTMAGHDRFMATNAFFEHLGLVGGFALVAMLSRLRRRSRRF; encoded by the coding sequence ATGACCTTCCGCGATCTGGAACGACCCATCGACCGCCTCCTCGATTGGGACGGCACATGGTTCCTGGCCCGGCTGGCGCTGGTCGGGGCCTATCTGCTGGGCGGGCTGATGAAGCTGGCCGATTGGCCGGGCGCGGTGGCGGAGCAGGCGCATTTCGGCCTGCATCCGCCGGAGCTGTGGGCCGCCCTGACCATCCTGGTCGAATTGGTCGGGCCGCTGCTGATCCTGCTGGACCGGGCGCTGTGGCTGGGCGCCGGGGCACTCGGCGTGTTCACCGTGCTCGCCGCGCTGATCGCCAACGATTTCTGGACCATGGCCGGCCATGACCGCTTCATGGCGACCAATGCCTTCTTCGAGCATCTCGGGCTGGTCGGCGGCTTCGCGCTGGTCGCCATGCTGTCCCGGCTGCGCCGACGCTCCCGACGCTTCTGA
- a CDS encoding response regulator transcription factor — protein sequence MRGKAETAAAVVTVVIIDDDEAVREALEGLLESVGLEVKSFGSVQQYIDRCPAIDVGCMVLDVRLPGRSGLDFQAELARCGNSLPVIFISGHADVPMSVRAMKAGAFEFLTKPVHHQELLDAIHAAIARHGEQRDQERGLLTQRARFDTLTPREREITMMVVSGLRNKQIADDLGLSEATVKLHRGQAMRKMEARSVVELVRIVDSLVPGRVH from the coding sequence ATGAGGGGCAAGGCCGAAACCGCCGCGGCCGTGGTGACCGTGGTGATCATCGACGACGACGAAGCCGTCCGCGAAGCGCTGGAAGGGCTGCTCGAGTCCGTCGGGCTGGAGGTGAAGAGCTTCGGGTCGGTGCAGCAATACATCGACCGGTGCCCGGCCATCGATGTCGGCTGCATGGTGCTGGACGTGCGGCTGCCGGGGCGCAGCGGGCTGGATTTCCAGGCGGAGCTGGCGCGCTGCGGCAACAGCCTGCCGGTGATCTTCATCAGCGGGCATGCCGACGTGCCGATGTCGGTCCGCGCAATGAAGGCGGGGGCCTTCGAGTTCCTGACCAAGCCGGTGCATCACCAGGAACTGCTGGACGCCATCCACGCCGCCATCGCCCGGCATGGCGAGCAGCGCGACCAGGAACGCGGCCTCCTCACCCAGCGCGCCCGCTTCGACACGCTGACCCCGCGCGAGCGCGAGATCACGATGATGGTGGTGTCCGGCCTGCGCAACAAGCAGATCGCCGACGACCTCGGCCTCAGCGAAGCGACGGTGAAGCTGCACCGCGGTCAGGCCATGCGCAAGATGGAGGCGCGGTCGGTGGTGGAACTGGTGCGCATCGTCGACAGCCTGGTGCCCGGCCGAGTCCACTGA
- a CDS encoding amidohydrolase, with product MSTLASRTGNAAMPNTATTGDVILVNAKVTTLDRANPQASAIAIRDGRFLAVGTEAEVRAAAPQAAVIDAKGRRVIPGLIDSHMHIIRGGLNYNMELRWDGVPSLADAMAMLKQQAAITPPPQWVRVVGGFTEHQFAEKRLPTIEELNAAAPDTPVFILHLYDRALLNAAALRAVGYTRDTPNPPGGEIVRDAAGNPTGLLLAQPNATILYSTLAKGPKLPPEYQLNSTRHFMREMNRLGVTGVIDAGGGFQNYPDDYAIIEKLHADGELTLRISYNLFTQKPKEELADFAGWASKVKPGDGDDSYRHNGAGEMLVYSAADFEDFRVARPDMPPNMEGDLEPVIRLLAENRWPWRLHATYDQTISRALDVFETVNRDIPFDGLHWFFDHAETISDRNIDRIAALGGGIAVQHRMAYQGEYFVERYGAKAAERTPPIARMMAAGLPIGAGTDATRVASYNPWVSLSWLVTGRTVGGLGLYPQANRMDRETALRLWTEANTWFSNEQGKKGQIKAGQLADLAVLSDDFFSVPEDRIAHLNSVLTMLGGAVVHGEGDYGPLAPQLPKPMPDWSPVRTFGGYYKAADGGAGDQRKALASACGCATGCGVHGHDHAAAYAADVPAADVQSFWGALGCGCWAV from the coding sequence ATGTCCACCCTCGCGTCCAGAACCGGGAATGCCGCCATGCCCAACACCGCCACCACCGGCGACGTGATCCTCGTCAACGCCAAGGTCACGACGCTGGACCGCGCCAACCCGCAGGCCAGCGCCATCGCCATCCGCGACGGCCGCTTCCTTGCCGTCGGCACCGAGGCCGAGGTGCGCGCCGCGGCGCCGCAAGCGGCGGTGATCGACGCCAAGGGCCGGCGGGTGATCCCCGGGCTGATCGACAGCCACATGCACATCATCCGGGGCGGCCTGAACTACAACATGGAGCTGCGCTGGGACGGCGTGCCGAGCCTTGCCGACGCCATGGCGATGCTGAAGCAGCAGGCGGCCATCACCCCGCCGCCGCAATGGGTCCGGGTGGTCGGCGGCTTCACCGAGCACCAGTTCGCCGAAAAGCGCCTGCCGACCATTGAGGAGTTGAACGCCGCCGCCCCCGATACGCCGGTCTTCATCCTGCACCTCTACGACCGCGCTCTGCTGAACGCCGCGGCCCTGCGCGCCGTCGGCTATACCAGGGACACGCCCAACCCGCCGGGCGGCGAGATCGTGCGCGACGCCGCCGGCAACCCGACCGGCCTGCTGCTGGCCCAGCCCAACGCGACGATCCTCTATTCCACGCTGGCGAAGGGGCCGAAGCTGCCGCCCGAGTACCAGCTGAACTCCACCCGCCATTTCATGCGCGAGATGAACCGGCTGGGCGTGACCGGGGTGATCGATGCCGGCGGCGGCTTCCAGAACTATCCCGACGATTACGCCATCATCGAAAAGCTGCATGCCGACGGCGAGCTGACCCTGCGCATCAGCTACAACCTGTTCACCCAGAAGCCGAAGGAGGAGCTTGCCGACTTCGCCGGCTGGGCGTCGAAGGTGAAGCCCGGTGACGGCGACGACAGCTACCGCCACAACGGCGCCGGAGAGATGCTGGTCTATTCCGCCGCCGATTTCGAGGATTTCCGCGTCGCCCGCCCCGACATGCCGCCTAACATGGAAGGCGACCTGGAGCCGGTGATCCGCCTGCTGGCCGAGAACCGCTGGCCCTGGCGTCTGCACGCCACCTACGACCAGACGATCAGCCGCGCGCTGGACGTGTTCGAGACGGTCAACCGCGACATCCCCTTCGACGGGCTGCACTGGTTCTTCGACCATGCCGAGACGATCAGCGACCGCAACATCGACCGCATCGCCGCACTCGGCGGCGGCATCGCGGTGCAGCACCGCATGGCCTATCAGGGCGAATATTTCGTCGAGCGCTACGGCGCGAAGGCGGCGGAACGCACCCCGCCCATCGCCAGGATGATGGCGGCTGGCCTGCCGATCGGCGCCGGCACCGATGCCACCCGCGTCGCCAGCTACAACCCGTGGGTCTCGCTGTCCTGGCTGGTCACGGGCAGGACGGTGGGCGGTCTCGGCCTCTATCCCCAGGCCAACCGGATGGACCGCGAGACGGCGCTGCGGCTGTGGACGGAGGCCAACACCTGGTTCTCCAACGAGCAGGGCAAGAAGGGCCAGATCAAGGCCGGGCAGCTGGCCGACCTTGCCGTGCTGTCCGACGACTTCTTTTCGGTGCCGGAGGACCGCATCGCCCATCTGAACTCGGTCCTGACCATGCTCGGTGGCGCGGTGGTCCATGGCGAGGGCGACTACGGCCCGCTGGCACCGCAATTGCCCAAGCCGATGCCGGACTGGTCGCCGGTGCGCACCTTCGGCGGCTACTACAAGGCGGCCGACGGCGGTGCGGGTGACCAGCGCAAGGCATTGGCATCGGCCTGCGGCTGCGCCACCGGCTGCGGTGTCCACGGCCACGACCATGCCGCCGCCTACGCCGCCGACGTTCCGGCCGCCGACGTGCAGTCCTTCTGGGGTGCGCTCGGCTGCGGCTGCTGGGCGGTGTGA
- a CDS encoding XapX domain-containing protein: MMPYLLSAGAGILVGVIYALIGVRSPAPPTIALIGLLGMLVGEQVVPVVKRLIAGEPVVAFIQTDCARHVLGPQAGADKPTPVTTATDSADGGKA, translated from the coding sequence ATGATGCCCTATCTCCTATCGGCCGGCGCCGGCATCCTGGTCGGTGTCATCTATGCGCTGATCGGCGTCCGTTCGCCGGCGCCGCCGACCATCGCCCTGATTGGGCTGCTCGGCATGCTGGTCGGCGAACAGGTGGTGCCGGTCGTCAAGCGCCTGATCGCCGGCGAGCCGGTCGTCGCCTTCATCCAGACCGACTGCGCCCGCCATGTGCTGGGACCGCAGGCCGGTGCGGACAAGCCGACGCCCGTCACGACGGCCACCGACAGCGCGGATGGAGGAAAGGCGTGA
- a CDS encoding response regulator → MIAARILIVEDDRIVARDIQHQLSRMGHVVVGMSANGEEAVRLAGSHRPDLVLMDIRLEGEMDGIEAARRIRDSQRIPVVFLTAYANDEVVQRASLTEPFGYLLKPFEEPQMRTVIQMALYKHASDARLRMSERRYAATLASIRDGVILCDPQGRVDFMNRVAETMTGWTAMEAAGQPLATVFVAVDEETHESLEDFSALVLRSGAFAPPDRLSRLLPRGEPASAGIVVEERCSAIIDDRGELVGSILVFSDLTQRRQIAEALRKAQADLAHIGRLTMMGELAAAVAHEVNQPLMAIVTNAGTCLQHLSQPHPDPGKTRVVVERIVRDAQRAGDVVRSIHALARRTPADPGWVDMSALVADTLALVRAELRRARVVVETDLQAGSPWVHGDRVQLQQLVLNLVMNAVEAMADPELPERRLRIVTAGEEGWIRVRVEDSGVGIADADVDAIFRALYTTKPDGLGMGLSIGRSIVELHGGRLTATPGTPCGSVFEFVLPVSAGGV, encoded by the coding sequence ATGATCGCGGCACGGATCCTGATCGTCGAAGACGACCGTATCGTCGCGCGCGATATTCAGCATCAACTGTCCCGGATGGGGCATGTCGTGGTCGGCATGTCGGCCAACGGCGAGGAGGCGGTCCGGCTGGCCGGCAGCCACCGGCCCGATCTGGTCCTGATGGACATCCGCCTGGAAGGGGAGATGGACGGGATCGAGGCGGCGCGCCGGATCCGCGACTCCCAGCGCATCCCCGTCGTCTTCCTCACGGCCTACGCCAATGACGAGGTGGTGCAGCGCGCCAGCCTGACGGAGCCCTTCGGCTATCTGCTGAAGCCCTTCGAAGAGCCGCAGATGCGCACCGTCATCCAGATGGCGCTCTACAAGCACGCCAGCGACGCCCGGCTGCGGATGAGCGAGCGGCGCTATGCCGCCACGCTCGCCAGCATCCGCGACGGCGTCATCCTGTGCGATCCCCAGGGCCGCGTCGATTTCATGAACCGGGTGGCGGAGACGATGACCGGCTGGACGGCGATGGAGGCGGCCGGGCAGCCGCTCGCCACCGTCTTTGTCGCGGTGGACGAGGAAACGCACGAATCGCTGGAGGATTTCTCCGCCCTCGTCCTGCGCAGCGGCGCCTTCGCCCCGCCGGACCGGCTGTCGCGGCTGCTGCCGCGCGGAGAGCCTGCCTCGGCCGGGATCGTGGTTGAGGAGCGCTGTTCCGCCATCATCGACGACCGTGGGGAACTGGTCGGCTCCATCCTGGTGTTCAGCGACCTGACCCAGCGCCGCCAGATCGCCGAGGCCCTGCGCAAGGCCCAGGCCGACCTCGCCCATATCGGCCGGCTGACCATGATGGGGGAACTGGCCGCCGCCGTCGCCCATGAGGTCAACCAGCCGCTGATGGCCATCGTCACCAACGCCGGCACCTGCCTTCAGCACCTGTCGCAGCCTCATCCCGACCCCGGCAAGACCCGCGTCGTGGTGGAGCGGATCGTGCGCGACGCCCAGCGGGCCGGCGACGTGGTCCGCAGCATCCATGCGCTGGCGCGCCGGACCCCGGCCGATCCGGGATGGGTCGACATGAGCGCGCTGGTCGCCGACACGCTGGCCCTGGTGCGGGCGGAGTTGCGCCGCGCCCGCGTTGTCGTGGAAACCGACCTCCAGGCCGGATCGCCCTGGGTCCATGGCGACCGCGTGCAGTTGCAGCAGCTGGTCCTCAATCTGGTGATGAACGCGGTCGAGGCGATGGCGGACCCGGAGTTGCCGGAACGGCGCCTGCGCATCGTCACCGCCGGCGAGGAGGGCTGGATCCGGGTCCGGGTCGAGGACAGTGGAGTTGGCATCGCGGACGCCGATGTCGACGCCATCTTCCGCGCCCTCTACACCACCAAGCCGGACGGGCTGGGCATGGGCCTGTCGATCGGCCGGTCGATCGTGGAACTGCATGGCGGACGGCTGACCGCCACGCCGGGCACCCCTTGCGGGAGCGTGTTCGAATTCGTGCTGCCGGTATCGGCCGGAGGGGTGTGA